Proteins encoded in a region of the Zea mays cultivar B73 chromosome 4, Zm-B73-REFERENCE-NAM-5.0, whole genome shotgun sequence genome:
- the LOC103653616 gene encoding uncharacterized protein, protein MASNLISASSLETETAMADPGEGPTAPPPPRLQEIAHDVPDHTVTQFSASQDTETAAGDAATHDSAQPKAESAHCAVGEPEQTTTEADGQPHVATMPQEVAALPSPAETPVQESAAQPTLPPQKQESPVPELASSVHEEEKDASKARGDEGEEKPTAARRPQLKETVNLGAVEQTTTQEVAALPSPAETPAQESAAKATPPPEKQEGGAPELASSVHEEEKDASKASGDEGLEKPASRRWRWLRAVVGLLFLRPKSGETKMPTPPSDKQPVSGLEDTKPTTGEMPPPHKDSGSPVLVPSKPEVGKTEGEMKTAAVDVKKPVSGQEEQKPAAKKKPSRKYSSGAPRREMEDGERSKGGRVEIETQVGKATPQLEGERPMRKKLQKAIRLVQLLMSLYNKHRSQSQEKKPDTASDPGGEEDSEARLESAPEDKKPASAEQEEQKPAAKKKPSRKYSDGAARKLKDDGEMGKGRRDEIQVGKAIPQLEGERPMRKKLQKAIKLVQLLMSLYNKHRSQSQDRKPGTASGPGGEEDSEAKRASAPEEKKPQHRNWPREEVRLEHILEETFTRLLLTEYNKQLSGVSQKCLLTFSIFELASEVKKQIMIYWWVAEFNLRHRSDPARALSGGGETSDSPALQGKGADAADSRDDAESIFIMLSDHGFLVPMKNWCSKVIHGCQVNPLVHWMLKRMARGCRFAELDDKGSPEDLQPNSNILCLTAGNRHVLQQMHMADESQTQAKARKKDESQTQTKKKDHSQAWGKSKVTNEPSMQGKGNDVQDQQQPEAHVGSTSTAAADKTPSQKDEDPTQVTEQLTNKGPQDVKPSSEPEHGDEIPPPSFEGKRVILNLNAHVYPICKSAFSNLAECLVVLQLGRWNNLDDKTYMEVDGLESRDAIGSLKNLRYLSLRGLSRLTELPKGIESLKKLEILDMRGCQNLARVSAGVIKQLKQLTHLDLTECYMLEHIGRGITSLTELQVFKGFVFATGTRGKEACRIQDLRRLKKLQKLTICITTDANVGKREMADLKYLASLRKLTITWSEIPSILEGGTKKAREKRRGLVKTWTSFQLPPDLMKLDIRCYPKEELELECNEKLERLYLRGGDMRRCSTKEPSSIKTLRLRYLRHFEMGWSDIRSKFEKLEYVEIVVNDKNPMEIPDFTLDWDGVWTKDEKEEHNNHQRLQAAPNKKDVGMDKDVQDDGSGNHKEPTKAASTITKVNKDKAATKERAGKQERVASRKGP, encoded by the exons ATGGCCTCAAACCTCATCTCCGCCTCCAGCCTCGAGACAGAGACAGCCATGGCGGATCCTGGCGAAGGACCTACTGCTCCACCCCCGCCACGGCTGCAGGAAATAGCTCACGATGTGCCCGACCATACTGTCACGCAATTTTCAGCCTCACAAGACACTGAAACCGCCGCCGGCGATGCTGCCACCCACGACTCCGCTCAGCCTAAAGCGGAGTCGGCCCATTGTGCGGTTGGCGAGCCGGAGCAAACCACGACAGAGGCAGACGGTCAGCCACATGTCGCAACCATGCCACAGGAAGTTGCCGCATTGCCGTCGCCAGCTGAGACACCGGTGCAAGAgagtgcggcgcagcccacacTGCCGCCGCAGAAGCAAGAAAGCCCTGTTCCAGAACTAGCCTCCTCAGTCCACGAGGAGGAGAAGGACGCGTCAAAGGCAAGGGGGGACGAAGGAGAAGAGAAGCCCACCGCGGCGCGGAGGCCGCAACTGAAAGAGACTGTAAATTTGGGCGCTGTTGAGCAAACCACGACACAGGAAGTTGCCGCATTGCCTTCGCCAGCTGAGACACCGGCGCAAGAGAGTGCGGCGAAGGCCACACCGCCGCCGGAGAAGCAAGAAGGCGGTGCTCCGGAACTAGCCTCCTCGGTCCACGAGGAGGAGAAGGACGCGTCAAAGGCAAGTGGGGACGAAGGACTAGAGAAGCCTGCGAGTCGTCGGTGGCGATGGCTCCGCGCCGTCGTGGGCTTGTTATTTCTCCGCCCCAAAAGCGGAGAGACGAAGATGCCGACACCGCCGAGCGACAAGCAGCCGGTGTCAGGGCTGGAGGACACGAAGCCTACGACAGGGGAGATGCCGCCGCCCCACAAGGACAGCGGTAGCCCTGTACTTGTTCCATCCAAGCCTGAAGTGGGGAAGACCGAAGGCGAGATGAAGACGGCGGCGGTGGACGTCAAGAAGCCGGTGTCAGGGCAGGAAGAACAGAAGCCAGCGGCGAAGAAGAAGCCGAGCCGGAAATACAGCTCTGGCGCTCCAAGGAGGGAGATGGAAGACGGCGAAAGGAGCAAGGGCGGCCGTGTTGAAATTGAAACCCAAGTGGGGAAGGCGACACCACAGCTGGAAGGGGAGCGACCTATGCGAAAGAAGCTCCAGAAGGCGATCAGGTTGGTTCAGCTCCTCATGTCCTTGTACAACAAGCACCGCTCCCAATCCCAGGAGAAGAAGCCAGACACGGCTTCCGATCCAGGTGGTGAGGAAGACAGCGAGGCCAGGCTAGAGTCGGCGCCGGAAGACAAGAAGCCGGCGTCAGCAGAGCAGGAAGAGCAGAAGCCAGCGGCGAAGAAGAAACCGAGCCGGAAGTACAGCGATGGCGCTGCACGGAAGTTGAAGGACGACGGCGAAATGGGCAAGGGCCGCCGTGATGAAATCCAAGTGGGGAAGGCTATACCACAGCTGGAAGGGGAGCGCCCTATGCGGAAGAAGCTCCAGAAGGCGATCAAGCTGGTTCAGCTCCTCATGTCCTTGTACAACAAGCACCGCTCCCAATCCCAGGATAGGAAGCCAGGAACGGCTTCTGGTCCGGGTGGGGAGGAAGACAGCGAGGCCAAGCGAGCGTCGGCGCCGGAGGAAAAGAAGCCGCAGCATCGGAATTGGCCACGAGAGGAAGTGCGCCTGGAGCACATCCTCGAGGAAACTTTCACAAGGCTTCTTTTGACAGAGTACAACAAGCAGCTGAGCGGCGTGAGTCAGAAGTGCCTCCTCACCTTCTCCATCTTCGAGCTCGCCTCCGAGGTCAAGAAGCAGATCATGATCTATTGGTGGGTCGCGGAGTTCAACCTCCGGCACCGGAGTGATCCAGCGCGGGCTCTTTCTGGCGGTGGCGAAACAAGTGATTCGCCGGCGCTGCAGGGTAAAGGCGCAGACGCTGCTGACAGCAGAGATGACGCCGAAAGCATCTTCATCATGCTTTCTGATCATGGCTTCCTAGTGCCGATGAAGAACTGGTGCAGCAAGGTGATCCATGGCTGCCAGGTGAACCCCCTGGTGCACTGGATGCTGAAGCGCATGGCGAGAGGTTGTCGCTTCGCCGAGCTGGACGACAAGGGCAGCCCGGAGGACCTGCAACCCAATTCCAACATCCTTTGCCTGACAGCAGGCAATCGCCACGTGCTGCAACAGATGCACATGGCGGATGAGTCACAGACACAGGCCAAGGCCAGGAAGAAAGATGAGTCACAGACACAAACCAAGAAGAAAGATCACTCACAGGCCTGGGGAAAAAGCAAGGTAACAAATGAACCTTCCATGCAGGGCAAGGGCAACGATGTCCAGGACCAGCAGCAACCGGAGGCACATGTCGGGAGCACATCCACGGCAGCAGCAGATAAGACACCTTCCCAGAAGGACGAAGACCCAACCCAAGTTACGGAACAGCTAACAAATAAG GGGCCTCAAGATGTGAAGCCCAGCTCTGAGCCCGAACATGGTGACGAGATTCCGCCTCCATCATTTGAAGGGAAGCGAGTGATCCTAAACCTCAATGCACATGTGTACCCCATCTGCAAGTCTGCATTCTCCAACCTTGCCGAATGCTTGGTTGTGCTGCAGCTCGGCCGGTGGAACAATCTTGACGACAAGACATACATGGAGGTGGATGGACTGGAGTCACGGGATGCCATCGGCTCGCTCAAGAACCTTCGGTACCTGAGCCTCCGTGGTCTATCACGGCTAACAGAGCTCCCAAAAGGGATCGAGAGCCTTAAGAAACTTGAAATCCTGGACATGCGAGGCTGCCAAAACCTAGCCAGAGTGTCGGCAGGTGTCATCAAACAGTTGAAGCAGCTTACCCATCTGGACCTCACCGAGTGCTACATGTTAGAGCACATTGGCCGAGGAATCACGTCCCTCACAGAGCTGCAGGTGTTCAAGGGCTTCGTGTTCGCAACCGGGACTCGGGGGAAGGAGGCGTGCCGAATACAAGACCTCAGAAGGCTGAAGAAGCTCCAGAAGCTCACCATTTGCATCACCACGGATGCTAATGTAGGCAAGCGTGAGATGGCGGATCTTAAGTACCTCGCTAGCCTTCGGAAACTCACGATTACATGGAGTGAGATACCAAGCATACTGGAGGGTGGCACGAAGAAAGCGAGAGAGAAGCGACGTGGACTTGTTAAGACGTGGACCAGCTTTCAGTTGCCACCAGACCTCATGAAATTGGACATCCGGTGCTACCCCAAGGAAGAGCTAGAACTCGAATGCAACGAGAAGCTCGAGAGGCTCTACTTGAGAGGTGGAGACATGAGAAGGTGTTCCACGAAGGAACCATCCTCCATCAAGACACTGCGTTTGAGGTATCTCAGGCACTTTGAGATGGGGTGGAGTGATATCCGTTCAAAATTCGAGAAACTTGAATATGTGGAAATCGTAGTTAATGATAAGAATCCGATGGAGATACCAGATTTTACATTGGATTGGGATGGGGTATGGACCAAGGATGAGAAGGAAGAGCATAATAACCACCAGAGGTTGCAGGCGGCGCCTAATAAAAAAGACGTTGGGATGGATAAGGATGTTCAGGACGATGGCAGCGGGAATCACAAAG AACCAACTAAAGCTGCTAGCACCATCACAAAGGTTAATAAGGACAAAGCTGCTACCAAAGAACGGGCAG GCAAACAAGAACGAGTAGCAAGTCGGAAGGGACCGTGA